The Deinococcus cellulosilyticus NBRC 106333 = KACC 11606 genome has a segment encoding these proteins:
- the aceB gene encoding malate synthase A: MTLLAQVPETFREILSPEALEFLQALHVQFNARRLELLQKREERKLKLDAGELFDFLPETEHIRTSEWKVAPAPQDLQDRRVEITGPVDRKMVINALNSGAKVFMADFEDANSPTWENCIQGQINLRDAVAGTISFEGSGKTYRLNDEIATLLVRPRGWHLDEKHLLFFGVEISASLFDFGLFIFHNHAALKAKGTGAYFYLPKLESHLEARLWNDVFTFTEDHLGLERSFIRATVLIETLPAAFEMEEILYELREHSAGLNCGRWDYIFSLIKKLRNHPEFIMPDRIKVTMNAHMMRSYSRLAIQTCHKRGAHAIGGMSAFIPVKNDEEANQKAFEQVRLDKEREAGDGHDGTWVAHPGLVPVAKEVFDRLMPEANQLSKIPDVQITTKDLLTVPEGTITEQGLRQNINVGIQYIWFWLSGFGAAPINNLMEDAATAEISRTQVWQWMHHGAKLEDGRTVTKELAQEIVKEELEKLGEKYQQAADLFWKVACTTPLIDFLTVPGYELLG; the protein is encoded by the coding sequence ATGACCTTACTGGCCCAGGTACCTGAAACTTTTCGAGAAATTCTTTCACCCGAAGCCCTGGAGTTCCTGCAGGCCCTGCATGTGCAGTTCAATGCCCGCAGGCTGGAACTGTTGCAGAAGCGTGAAGAGCGCAAATTGAAACTGGATGCAGGAGAGCTCTTTGATTTCCTGCCCGAAACCGAACACATCCGCACCTCTGAATGGAAAGTGGCCCCTGCCCCGCAGGATTTGCAGGACCGCAGGGTCGAGATCACCGGACCCGTGGACCGCAAAATGGTCATCAACGCCCTGAACAGTGGTGCAAAAGTCTTCATGGCGGATTTTGAAGACGCCAACAGCCCCACCTGGGAAAACTGCATCCAGGGCCAGATCAACCTCAGAGATGCCGTTGCAGGCACCATCTCTTTTGAAGGCTCAGGAAAAACCTACCGCCTGAACGATGAGATTGCCACGCTTCTGGTTCGCCCCAGAGGATGGCACCTGGACGAGAAGCACCTGCTGTTTTTCGGAGTGGAGATCTCTGCCAGTCTGTTTGACTTTGGCCTCTTCATCTTCCACAACCATGCAGCCCTGAAAGCAAAAGGCACCGGAGCCTATTTTTACCTGCCCAAGCTGGAAAGCCATCTGGAAGCCAGGCTCTGGAACGATGTTTTCACCTTCACCGAAGACCATCTGGGGCTCGAAAGAAGCTTCATCAGAGCCACAGTGCTGATCGAGACCCTCCCTGCGGCCTTCGAGATGGAAGAAATTCTGTATGAGCTGCGCGAACACTCTGCAGGCCTGAACTGTGGCCGCTGGGATTACATCTTCAGCCTCATCAAGAAGCTGCGCAACCACCCAGAATTCATCATGCCGGACCGCATCAAGGTCACCATGAATGCCCACATGATGCGCTCTTACTCCAGGCTTGCCATCCAGACCTGTCACAAACGGGGTGCCCACGCCATCGGGGGCATGAGTGCCTTCATTCCGGTCAAGAACGATGAGGAGGCCAACCAGAAAGCTTTTGAGCAGGTGCGTCTCGACAAGGAACGTGAAGCAGGAGACGGTCACGATGGCACATGGGTCGCTCACCCCGGTCTGGTTCCGGTGGCAAAAGAGGTCTTTGACCGCCTGATGCCTGAGGCCAATCAACTTTCCAAAATTCCAGATGTGCAGATCACCACAAAGGACCTTCTCACGGTGCCAGAGGGCACCATCACCGAGCAGGGCTTAAGGCAGAACATCAATGTGGGCATCCAGTACATCTGGTTCTGGCTTTCCGGGTTTGGAGCGGCCCCCATCAACAACCTGATGGAGGATGCAGCCACCGCAGAAATCTCCAGAACACAGGTCTGGCAGTGGATGCACCACGGGGCAAAGCTGGAAGATGGACGCACGGTCACCAAAGAGCTTGCCCAGGAGATCGTGAAAGAAGAACTGGAAAAGCTGGGAGAGAAATACCAGCAGGCCGCAGACCTCTTCTGGAAGGTGGCCTGCACCACCCCCCTGATCGACTTTCTCACCGTGCCGGGTTACGAGCTTCTGGGTTGA
- a CDS encoding M20 family metallo-hydrolase, producing MTEMNIDIDALMHELEELAAFSDTPPPSVTRVLWTETDQKARAYLKRRIEEAGFSWREDAIGNIFATFEGKNPRLPKVGTGSHIDAIPHAGKYDGTVGVLGGLEAMRALKRSGFQPRRSIELLVFNAEEPTRFGVGCLGSRMLSGALKPEEALKFRDQDHMSFDDARAQGGFLGDLGKVQLSDQHYFAFVELHIEQMPNLEKAGLPIGVVTAIAAPSSFKLHLTGQGGHAGAVLMPDRKDAFLAASEIALCIEQAVKDHGTIDTVGTVGLVQVHPNAINSIPSKVELGVDLRDIEATRRDRVLQSLLQAAEDICLKRGIRMELEMLNQDPPSKSDPMLVKTIQSNCEKLGIPYQNMVSRAYHDSLFMARIAPTAMIFIPCKDGISHRPDEYASPEHIRTGVEVLAGVLRDLGEV from the coding sequence ATGACTGAAATGAACATTGACATTGATGCCCTGATGCATGAACTGGAAGAGCTTGCGGCTTTCAGTGACACCCCTCCTCCATCGGTGACCCGTGTGCTCTGGACGGAGACCGACCAGAAAGCCAGAGCGTACCTGAAACGCCGGATTGAGGAGGCCGGATTTTCCTGGCGGGAAGATGCCATCGGGAACATTTTTGCCACCTTTGAAGGCAAAAATCCCAGGCTGCCAAAGGTGGGCACAGGCTCTCACATTGATGCCATTCCTCATGCAGGCAAGTATGACGGAACAGTGGGCGTTCTGGGTGGCCTCGAAGCGATGCGCGCCCTGAAGCGCTCTGGTTTCCAGCCACGCAGGTCCATCGAACTGCTGGTCTTCAATGCCGAAGAACCCACCCGCTTTGGGGTGGGCTGTCTGGGGTCCCGAATGCTCAGTGGTGCCCTGAAACCAGAAGAGGCCCTGAAATTCAGAGACCAGGACCACATGTCTTTTGATGATGCCAGAGCACAGGGGGGATTCCTGGGAGACCTCGGCAAAGTCCAGCTTTCCGACCAGCATTACTTTGCTTTTGTGGAGCTGCACATCGAGCAGATGCCAAACCTGGAAAAGGCTGGGCTTCCCATCGGGGTGGTGACAGCCATTGCTGCACCCAGCAGTTTCAAGTTGCACCTGACGGGCCAGGGGGGACATGCCGGAGCTGTGCTGATGCCAGACCGCAAAGACGCTTTTCTGGCCGCCAGTGAAATTGCCCTGTGCATCGAGCAGGCCGTGAAGGACCATGGCACCATCGACACCGTGGGCACAGTGGGTCTGGTGCAGGTGCATCCCAATGCCATCAACAGCATTCCCAGCAAGGTGGAACTGGGGGTGGACCTCAGAGACATTGAGGCGACACGCAGGGACCGTGTGCTGCAGAGTCTTCTGCAGGCGGCAGAGGACATCTGCCTGAAACGCGGCATCCGCATGGAACTCGAGATGCTCAATCAGGACCCCCCTTCAAAATCTGACCCCATGCTGGTGAAGACCATCCAGAGCAACTGTGAAAAGCTGGGGATTCCTTATCAGAACATGGTTTCCCGTGCCTATCATGACAGCCTGTTCATGGCAAGAATTGCCCCCACTGCCATGATTTTCATTCCCTGCAAAGATGGCATCAGCCACAGGCCAGATGAGTACGCCAGTCCTGAACACATCAGAACAGGGGTTGAGGTGCTGGCAGGGGTGCTGAGGGATCTGGGGGAGGTTTGA
- the allE gene encoding (S)-ureidoglycine aminohydrolase, which yields MQRLGFTRSKIRPNYTLHTPDAFVRAPLPGMRNATAIVHISPHLGAKFTQYTAELQAGGELGVLPTGFSRFVYVHGGSVRLTVGTNQRTLQSAGYAYLPPGLSHTLTSDDVARLTVIEKPYVPLGEVPAPDFVIGNASEVLVKPLPGEDRIDLQTLLPDHPAFDFAVNVMTYPPGVTLPFVEIHVMEHGLVMLQGEGVYLLNEDHHAVKAGDVIYMAPYCPQWFTSSNGVSGYLIYKDVNRHPHV from the coding sequence ATGCAACGTCTGGGATTCACACGCAGCAAGATCCGACCGAATTACACCCTCCACACCCCTGATGCATTTGTTCGGGCCCCCCTCCCAGGAATGCGCAATGCCACCGCGATCGTGCACATCTCCCCCCATCTGGGTGCAAAATTCACCCAGTACACTGCAGAATTGCAAGCTGGTGGGGAACTCGGGGTGCTGCCCACAGGCTTCAGCCGCTTCGTTTACGTGCATGGGGGTTCTGTGCGCCTGACGGTGGGCACCAACCAGCGCACCCTGCAATCTGCAGGTTATGCCTACCTGCCCCCAGGACTGAGCCACACCCTGACTTCAGATGATGTGGCCCGCCTGACCGTGATCGAAAAACCCTACGTGCCGCTGGGAGAGGTCCCGGCTCCAGATTTCGTGATTGGCAACGCCAGCGAGGTTCTGGTGAAACCCCTCCCAGGCGAGGACCGCATTGACCTCCAGACCTTGCTTCCAGACCACCCAGCCTTTGACTTCGCAGTGAATGTGATGACTTACCCCCCAGGCGTGACCCTCCCCTTTGTGGAAATCCACGTGATGGAACACGGTCTGGTGATGCTGCAGGGAGAAGGTGTCTACTTGCTGAACGAAGACCACCACGCGGTCAAAGCAGGCGATGTGATCTACATGGCCCCTTACTGCCCCCAGTGGTTCACTTCGTCCAATGGGGTGTCTGGGTATCTGATCTACAAGGACGTGAATCGGCATCCGCACGTTTAG
- a CDS encoding allantoate amidohydrolase, whose amino-acid sequence MDARALTEQVLKRCELLSHCTDVPGQVHRVFLSSATRAAHRYLTEWMKDAGLEVRVDAIGNVRGLKRSPNPNARTFIVASHIDSVPNGGKYDGTLGVLMGIALSHLFKPEDLQHHLEIVAFSEEEGVRFQQPFLGSSTLAGSFQAEWLKKKDAEHQTLSETLFRWGLDQNRIPIEAYEPRELLGYFEIHIEQGPVLAEKGLPVGVVSGIVGQSRLNLTFLGKAGHAGTTPMPMRLDALTGAAEFISCVENHALGTPGLVATVGKVEVKPNTSNVIPEQVQLSLDVRHLSDEKRLSAVQELLHEAHMITQKRHIGLQHELPLDQKAVICEDRHMELLLDACKFCGLPEFTLPSGAGHDAMVMAQVTDVSMLFVRSPNAISHHPDETVQFEDVEAALKVSGHFLNQILR is encoded by the coding sequence ATGGACGCCAGAGCCCTGACCGAACAGGTGTTGAAACGCTGTGAACTGCTGTCCCACTGCACCGACGTGCCCGGACAGGTTCACCGTGTCTTTCTGTCTTCTGCCACCCGTGCCGCCCACCGATACCTCACCGAGTGGATGAAAGACGCCGGTCTGGAGGTCCGGGTGGATGCCATCGGCAACGTCAGAGGACTGAAACGCAGTCCGAATCCGAATGCCAGAACCTTCATTGTTGCCTCGCACATCGACAGTGTGCCCAATGGGGGCAAGTACGACGGAACGCTGGGCGTCCTGATGGGCATTGCCCTTTCACACCTCTTCAAACCCGAAGACCTGCAGCACCACCTGGAGATCGTCGCCTTCAGTGAAGAAGAAGGGGTGAGGTTCCAGCAGCCCTTTCTGGGGTCCTCCACCCTGGCAGGCAGCTTCCAGGCCGAATGGCTCAAGAAAAAGGACGCTGAACACCAGACCCTCTCCGAAACCCTGTTCCGGTGGGGTCTGGACCAGAACCGCATCCCCATTGAGGCCTATGAACCCAGAGAACTGCTGGGATACTTTGAAATCCACATCGAGCAGGGACCTGTGCTGGCCGAAAAAGGCCTTCCTGTCGGGGTGGTCAGTGGAATTGTGGGCCAGTCCAGACTGAACCTGACCTTTCTGGGAAAAGCCGGGCACGCTGGAACCACCCCCATGCCCATGAGGCTTGACGCCCTGACCGGGGCAGCAGAATTCATCTCCTGCGTGGAAAATCATGCCCTGGGCACGCCGGGCCTGGTCGCCACCGTGGGCAAGGTGGAGGTGAAACCCAACACCAGCAACGTCATTCCAGAGCAGGTGCAACTGAGTCTGGATGTGCGTCACCTGTCTGATGAGAAGCGGCTCTCTGCCGTGCAGGAACTGCTGCATGAGGCCCACATGATCACCCAGAAAAGGCACATCGGGCTGCAGCATGAACTTCCCCTCGACCAGAAAGCCGTGATCTGCGAAGACAGGCACATGGAACTTCTGCTTGACGCCTGCAAATTCTGCGGGCTTCCCGAATTCACCCTGCCAAGTGGAGCAGGACATGACGCCATGGTGATGGCGCAGGTGACAGACGTGTCCATGCTGTTTGTCCGCTCCCCCAATGCGATCAGCCACCACCCCGATGAAACCGTGCAGTTTGAGGATGTCGAAGCCGCCCTGAAAGTCTCCGGGCATTTTCTGAACCAGATCCTGAGGTGA
- the uraD gene encoding 2-oxo-4-hydroxy-4-carboxy-5-ureidoimidazoline decarboxylase gives MLNFSTIETLDRESFVRELGWLFEHSPWVVERAANYLPFKDVDGVLWAFNLVLQDASMDEQLSLIRAHPDLATKAKLTDASQQEQGSVGLDRLDPTRFELFQKLNSAYKSRFGFPFIIAVKDNTVDTILQAFEVRLMNDADSERREALRQIERIVFHRLKGALGDAH, from the coding sequence ATGTTGAACTTTTCCACCATTGAAACGCTGGACCGTGAATCCTTCGTGCGTGAACTCGGGTGGCTGTTTGAGCACTCCCCGTGGGTGGTTGAACGGGCTGCGAATTATCTGCCTTTCAAGGATGTGGATGGGGTGCTGTGGGCCTTCAATCTGGTGCTGCAGGACGCCTCAATGGATGAGCAGCTTTCATTGATCCGGGCACATCCCGATCTGGCCACAAAAGCGAAGCTGACAGATGCTTCGCAGCAAGAGCAGGGCAGTGTGGGTCTGGACCGTCTGGACCCGACACGTTTTGAGCTGTTCCAGAAACTCAATTCTGCATACAAATCCCGTTTCGGGTTTCCGTTTATCATTGCGGTAAAGGACAACACCGTCGATACGATTCTGCAGGCTTTTGAAGTGCGCCTGATGAACGATGCCGACTCCGAGCGCCGCGAGGCCCTGCGGCAAATCGAGCGCATTGTGTTTCATCGGCTGAAGGGGGCCCTCGGTGACGCTCATTGA